CGCATAAGGCTATGTGACAGTCCACAAAATTCTGCACACTGGCCTGTATATAGTCCGGGTTTATCAGCTTCTAATACAAGAGTGTTAGTTCGTCCCGGGACAACATCTTTTTTACCACCCAATGAAGGTATCCAAAATGAATGAATTACATTACATGGGTTAGTGGCCTTTAAGTCTTCGGTACTTTTATCTGCAATTGGTGTATCTTCAGTACAAGCTTTTAGTTTAAGCTCAATTCGAGTTTTAACTGGTATCACTAATTCGTTTGCTGTAATAACTTCATTGGCAGTTACTGGCGTCATTTTAGCATCTAGTTTTGGAGTACCGTCTGAATTATATATAGGGTACTGATCGGTTTGTACTCCGAATTGCCACCACCATTGTTTACCAACAACTTCAACTTGGATAGAATTATTACCACCAGGTTTATCGAGTTCAAAAATTGTTTTTACTGTTGGAACTGCAACACCGATCAATATTACAAGTGGAAGTATTGTCCAGCCAATTTCCAAAAAAGTATTTCCATGAATTTGTTTTGGAAATTTATTTTTCTCAGTAGATCTATATTTAATAGAAATATAGATTGTGGCAAGAAGAACAAGTACACCAATTACAGTTGCAATCCAAAAAATAGGAGAAAACAAATTCATAATTTTACGAGCAGCATCACCTTCTGGTCTTAATGAATTTTGTTTATTATCAGGTCCTGTCGCACAACCCGCAGTTATGATTGAAAAGATTGCAATAGATAAAATTAACTTTATTCTTTTAGTTGTTCTCATGTTCGAATTGTCTCTCCAAGATATGATTTAAAATACCTGCAATACTCTAGTGAAAATCTGCACAGTATTTGAAAATATCGGCAAAGTTTTTTAAAAAATATATTTATCTAACGATTCTGGTTTATCTTGCCAATTTTCGTCAATTACAACTTTGCTTTTAATAAATACCTTACAACCTAGAAATACTTCTATCTTTTCTCTCGCTTTTTGCCCAACCGTCTCTAACATTGAGCCAGCTCTACCGATAATTATAGGTTTATGACTTTTTTGTCGCACTATTATCTTTACATCAAAATTCCGTTGATCTTTCTTAGTGCTATCAAATTCCGTAGCTACAACGGCCAGAGACTGCGGTATTTCCGCACGTAAACGCCATAAAAGTTGTTCTCGCAATATTTCCCCAACAATAAATTCATCGCTCATATCATGTTCGCTGTCAGTAGCGAATAGTGCTTGACCAAAGGTCATATTGGAAAGTATCTCTTTTTTCAAAATTTGGACAT
This Acidimicrobiia bacterium DNA region includes the following protein-coding sequences:
- a CDS encoding cytochrome c oxidase subunit II, translated to MRTTKRIKLILSIAIFSIITAGCATGPDNKQNSLRPEGDAARKIMNLFSPIFWIATVIGVLVLLATIYISIKYRSTEKNKFPKQIHGNTFLEIGWTILPLVILIGVAVPTVKTIFELDKPGGNNSIQVEVVGKQWWWQFGVQTDQYPIYNSDGTPKLDAKMTPVTANEVITANELVIPVKTRIELKLKACTEDTPIADKSTEDLKATNPCNVIHSFWIPSLGGKKDVVPGRTNTLVLEADKPGLYTGQCAEFCGLSHSLMRMQVRAVTKADYDKWLDNLKKPPVNVCFDEAGKANSC